Proteins from one Prevotella sp. E2-28 genomic window:
- the mutS gene encoding DNA mismatch repair protein MutS, protein MAKKDGELTPMMKQFFDLKAKHPDAVMLFRCGDFYETYCEDAVTASRILGITLTHRNNGAGGKGDEMAGFPHHALDTYLPKLIRAGKRVAICDQLEDPKLTKKLVKRGITELVTPGVALSDNVLNYKENNFLASVHFGKSSLGVAFLDISTGEFLTGEGTADYVEKLLGSFSPKEVLYERGKKQDFELKFGSKFFTFQLDDWVFTDQTARQKLLKHFRVKNLKGFGVDHLQSGVIAAGAILQYLEQTQHTQIGHITSISRIEEDKYVRLDKFTIRSLELIQPMQDDGKSLLDVIDRTVSPMGGRLLRRWVVFPLKDEKPINERLDIVDYYYREPDFRQCVDEEIHRIGDLERIVSKVAVGRVSPREVVQLKTALQAIQPIKTACLYADNAALKRVGEQLNLCESLRERIEREIENDPPQLVQKGGVIRSGVNEELDELRNIAYSGKDYLLQIQQREAEQTGISSLKIGYNNVFGYYLEVRNIYKDQVPAEWVRKQTLAQAERYITQELKEYEEKILGAEDKILSLEARLFNDLILDMQAFIPQIQINANIIAHLDCLLSFAKVAEENNYIRPVIDASEVIDIKQGRHPVIEKELPIEEHYVPNDILLDNEKQQIIIITGPNMAGKSALLRQTALIVLLAQIGCFVPAEAARIGLVDKIFTRVGASDNISLGESTFMVEMTEASNILNNVSSRSLVLFDELGRGTSTYDGISIAWAIVEYLHENSKGHPRTLFATHYHELNEMEKNFNRIKNYNVSVKEVDGKVIFLRKLERGGSEHSFGIHVAEIAGMPRSIVKRANVILKQLESENAQVGGVGKPTKEIANSREGMQLSFFQLDDPVLCQVRDEILGIDVNNLTPLEALNKLNDIKKIVSGK, encoded by the coding sequence ATGGCAAAGAAGGATGGGGAACTGACCCCAATGATGAAGCAGTTTTTTGACTTGAAGGCGAAACACCCGGATGCAGTGATGCTGTTCAGGTGTGGCGACTTCTATGAGACTTACTGCGAAGATGCTGTTACGGCTTCACGTATCCTAGGTATCACGCTGACTCATCGTAACAATGGGGCAGGGGGTAAGGGTGACGAGATGGCCGGATTCCCGCATCATGCATTGGATACTTATTTGCCCAAATTGATACGAGCAGGTAAGCGCGTGGCTATCTGCGACCAGTTAGAAGACCCTAAACTGACGAAGAAACTGGTGAAGCGAGGCATTACGGAATTGGTGACGCCTGGTGTGGCCCTTTCAGATAACGTGCTGAACTACAAGGAGAATAACTTCTTGGCCAGCGTGCACTTTGGAAAATCATCGCTTGGTGTAGCTTTCCTTGATATCTCTACAGGTGAGTTCCTGACAGGAGAGGGTACGGCTGATTATGTTGAGAAGCTATTGGGTAGTTTCTCGCCTAAGGAGGTGCTCTATGAACGAGGAAAGAAGCAGGATTTTGAACTGAAATTCGGTTCCAAGTTCTTCACATTCCAACTGGATGACTGGGTGTTTACGGATCAGACAGCTCGCCAAAAGCTACTGAAGCATTTCCGTGTAAAAAACCTAAAAGGCTTTGGCGTAGATCATCTGCAGAGTGGGGTGATTGCTGCTGGTGCTATCTTGCAATATCTGGAGCAGACACAGCACACGCAGATAGGTCATATCACGTCTATCTCGCGTATTGAGGAAGATAAATATGTGCGTCTGGATAAGTTTACTATCCGCTCTTTGGAGCTGATACAGCCGATGCAGGACGATGGAAAGTCGCTACTGGATGTGATAGACCGTACGGTGAGCCCTATGGGAGGCCGATTGCTGCGTCGCTGGGTGGTATTCCCACTCAAGGACGAAAAGCCCATTAACGAGCGTCTGGATATTGTGGATTACTATTATCGCGAGCCTGATTTCCGTCAGTGTGTGGATGAAGAGATACATCGTATTGGTGACCTGGAACGTATTGTTTCAAAAGTGGCTGTAGGACGTGTGTCGCCTCGTGAGGTGGTTCAGCTGAAGACGGCCCTGCAAGCTATCCAGCCTATTAAGACGGCGTGTCTCTATGCTGATAATGCAGCGCTGAAAAGGGTAGGGGAACAGTTGAATCTTTGCGAGAGTCTGCGTGAAAGGATAGAGCGCGAGATAGAGAACGATCCACCACAACTGGTACAAAAGGGTGGGGTGATTCGTAGTGGAGTAAATGAAGAACTCGACGAACTACGGAATATTGCCTACAGTGGAAAGGATTATCTGCTACAGATACAGCAACGAGAGGCTGAACAGACTGGTATCTCTTCGCTGAAGATAGGTTATAACAATGTGTTTGGCTATTATCTGGAGGTGCGCAATATCTATAAAGATCAGGTGCCGGCAGAATGGGTTCGCAAGCAGACGCTGGCGCAGGCTGAGCGCTATATCACGCAGGAACTGAAGGAGTACGAGGAAAAAATTCTGGGTGCTGAGGATAAGATTCTCTCGCTGGAGGCTCGTCTCTTTAATGACCTGATTCTGGATATGCAAGCCTTTATTCCTCAGATTCAAATCAATGCTAATATCATTGCCCATCTGGACTGTCTGCTGTCGTTTGCAAAGGTGGCAGAGGAGAATAACTATATTCGTCCTGTGATTGATGCTTCTGAAGTCATTGACATCAAGCAGGGACGTCATCCTGTGATAGAAAAAGAACTGCCCATAGAGGAGCATTATGTGCCCAATGATATCCTGCTGGATAATGAGAAACAGCAAATCATCATCATAACAGGTCCTAATATGGCTGGTAAATCGGCGCTGTTGCGTCAAACGGCTTTGATAGTACTACTGGCCCAAATAGGTTGTTTCGTGCCCGCAGAGGCCGCGAGAATCGGCCTGGTGGATAAGATTTTCACTCGTGTGGGTGCATCGGATAATATCTCATTGGGTGAATCAACCTTTATGGTAGAGATGACTGAGGCTTCAAATATCCTGAACAATGTGTCTTCGCGTTCGCTGGTGCTCTTCGATGAGTTGGGGCGTGGAACGTCAACATACGATGGTATCTCGATAGCCTGGGCTATCGTAGAGTATCTGCATGAAAACTCTAAAGGTCATCCTCGCACGCTCTTTGCTACGCACTATCACGAACTCAATGAGATGGAAAAGAATTTCAATCGCATCAAGAACTACAACGTCTCTGTGAAGGAGGTTGATGGCAAAGTCATCTTCCTGCGCAAACTAGAGCGTGGTGGCTCTGAGCACTCCTTTGGTATTCATGTGGCTGAGATTGCTGGTATGCCTCGTAGTATCGTAAAGCGTGCCAACGTCATTCTGAAGCAGCTGGAGAGCGAGAATGCCCAGGTGGGTGGAGTAGGGAAGCCTACCAAGGAAATCGCTAATAGTCGTGAGGGTATGCAGCTCTCGTTCTTCCAACTGGATGACCCCGTACTCTGTCAGGTGCGTGATGAAATTCTTGGTATTGATGTGAATAACCTCACGCCGCTGGAAGCCCTCAACAAACTCAATGATATCAAAAAGATAGTCTCAGGAAAATGA
- the lgt gene encoding prolipoprotein diacylglyceryl transferase: MNYELFITWNPSLDAFSIGPFSIRWYSLMWLIGLALAYLMVRWLYKKQGIPNEKFEPLFIYCFMGILIGARLGHCIFYQPDYFLSSWKGVVEMFLPIKIEATGGWHMTGYQGLASHGGTLGLIITLLLYVRRFKVPAWVVLDNIAIATGITACCIRIGNLMNSEIVGKITDESLPWAFYFVQNDGPQQVVLRHPGQLYEAIAYALLFVLMFWLYKKMPQRVGTGFYFGLCLAYIFTFRFFIEYFKEVQEAFEQGLPFDMGQILSIPFIIIGVWYMVKGLKKA, translated from the coding sequence ATGAACTATGAACTTTTTATAACTTGGAATCCTTCGCTTGATGCCTTCAGCATCGGCCCGTTCAGCATCCGCTGGTACTCGCTGATGTGGCTCATCGGACTGGCACTGGCCTATCTGATGGTGCGCTGGCTGTATAAGAAGCAGGGCATTCCCAACGAGAAGTTTGAACCCCTGTTTATTTATTGCTTCATGGGCATCTTGATTGGCGCTCGTTTGGGACATTGTATCTTCTATCAGCCCGACTATTTCCTGTCTTCCTGGAAAGGTGTTGTAGAGATGTTCCTGCCCATCAAGATTGAAGCCACAGGCGGATGGCACATGACTGGTTACCAAGGACTTGCATCGCATGGAGGTACGCTTGGACTGATTATCACTCTCCTACTCTATGTGCGTCGATTCAAGGTGCCTGCATGGGTTGTGCTCGACAATATCGCCATTGCTACAGGTATCACAGCCTGCTGCATCCGTATTGGCAACCTGATGAACTCAGAGATAGTAGGAAAGATTACGGACGAGAGTCTGCCCTGGGCCTTCTATTTTGTCCAGAACGATGGTCCCCAGCAGGTGGTTCTTCGCCATCCTGGCCAGCTCTACGAGGCTATCGCCTATGCCTTACTCTTTGTGCTGATGTTCTGGCTCTACAAGAAGATGCCGCAACGCGTAGGCACCGGCTTCTATTTCGGCCTTTGCCTGGCTTATATCTTCACCTTCCGTTTCTTCATCGAGTACTTCAAGGAGGTGCAGGAAGCCTTCGAACAGGGTCTTCCCTTCGATATGGGACAGATACTATCTATTCCTTTCATCATCATTGGTGTTTGGTATATGGTGAAAGGGTTGAAGAAAGCGTAA
- a CDS encoding four helix bundle protein — protein MKESIVKDKSKDFALRIIKLYKYLTTSAVNKEYVLSKQVVRSGTSIGANIKEALRGQSRPDFRAKMNIALKEASETEYWLELLYESEYIDETSYNSIIEDNRELIKILTMIVKNTE, from the coding sequence ATGAAAGAGAGCATAGTTAAAGACAAAAGTAAAGATTTTGCCTTGCGAATTATCAAGCTATACAAATATCTTACAACTTCTGCTGTGAATAAAGAATATGTTCTATCTAAACAAGTCGTAAGAAGCGGCACAAGCATAGGAGCTAACATCAAAGAAGCTCTACGCGGCCAAAGTCGCCCTGACTTTAGAGCAAAAATGAATATTGCACTAAAAGAAGCTAGTGAAACAGAATACTGGTTAGAACTCCTCTATGAATCTGAATACATCGACGAAACTTCTTATAATTCAATTATTGAAGACAACAGAGAACTCATTAAAATTTTAACAATGATAGTTAAGAATACCGAATAA
- the ychF gene encoding redox-regulated ATPase YchF, whose translation MALKCGIVGLPNVGKSTLFNCLSSAKAQAANFPFCTIEPNVGVITVPDERLTKLAEIVHPGRIVPATCEIVDIAGLVKGASKGEGLGNKFLGNIRETDAIIHVLRCFEDENITHVDGTIDPIRDKEIIDTELQLKDLETIDSRLAKTEKAAAAGNKDAKVEVTVLKAYKEVLEQGKNARIVEFESKEEQDCARNLFLLTSKPVLYVCNVGEAEAKNGNDFTKKVEALAKEEGAEAMIIAAKTEEDIAELESYEDKQMFLEELGLEESGVNRLIKKAYALLNLETFITAGEMEVKAWTYKKGWKAPQCAGVIHTDFEKGFIRAEVIKYEDYLKYGSEAAVREAGKMGVEGKDYVVQDGDIMHFRFNV comes from the coding sequence ATGGCATTAAAATGTGGTATTGTGGGACTGCCTAACGTGGGCAAGTCTACACTTTTCAACTGTCTGTCGAGTGCTAAGGCTCAGGCAGCAAACTTCCCTTTCTGTACGATTGAACCCAACGTGGGTGTCATCACCGTACCTGATGAACGACTGACCAAATTGGCCGAGATAGTACACCCAGGACGCATCGTTCCTGCTACCTGTGAAATTGTAGATATCGCAGGTTTGGTAAAGGGTGCCTCAAAGGGTGAAGGTCTTGGAAATAAGTTCCTTGGAAATATCCGCGAGACGGATGCTATCATCCACGTGCTGCGCTGCTTCGAGGATGAAAACATCACCCACGTAGATGGTACTATTGACCCCATCCGCGACAAGGAAATCATTGATACAGAGCTGCAGCTGAAAGACCTCGAGACCATCGATTCCCGTTTGGCAAAGACAGAGAAAGCTGCTGCTGCCGGCAATAAAGATGCTAAGGTAGAGGTAACTGTTCTGAAGGCTTATAAAGAGGTGTTGGAACAGGGTAAGAACGCCCGTATCGTGGAGTTCGAAAGCAAGGAAGAACAGGATTGCGCTCGTAACCTCTTCCTCCTGACTTCTAAGCCTGTGCTCTATGTCTGCAACGTAGGCGAGGCCGAGGCCAAGAATGGTAACGACTTCACTAAAAAGGTAGAGGCACTGGCTAAGGAAGAAGGTGCTGAAGCTATGATCATCGCTGCTAAGACAGAAGAGGATATCGCAGAATTGGAGAGCTATGAAGACAAGCAAATGTTCCTTGAGGAACTGGGCTTGGAGGAGAGCGGCGTTAACCGCCTGATTAAGAAGGCTTATGCCCTGCTGAACCTTGAAACCTTTATCACCGCTGGTGAGATGGAGGTGAAGGCCTGGACCTACAAGAAGGGATGGAAGGCTCCTCAGTGTGCTGGCGTTATCCACACCGACTTCGAAAAAGGCTTTATTCGTGCTGAAGTCATCAAGTACGAGGACTACCTGAAATATGGCTCTGAGGCTGCTGTTCGCGAGGCCGGAAAGATGGGCGTAGAAGGTAAGGATTACGTTGTGCAGGATGGTGATATCATGCACTTCAGATTTAACGTCTGA
- a CDS encoding head GIN domain-containing protein has translation MKTNVLVLMTALLLMMTSCNVSVGDGGKKIEPSEKMVKTEYLQATFDKVESHVVGKILLVQSKDSTSSVTLSVPENYVELFAFKNENGKLIIDFAQNNFSLESDSIKIIVSSPNFTEITNTGAAEIRLKGLQGEELNLNNSGVGAFHFSNLVIRKVDVLCSGVGSIKLNGRAGKVDYNCTGVGSIEAKNLKARRVEANVTGVGGIECYASEYLNATVSGVGKIRYAGHPEKKELNAGLTGSISEL, from the coding sequence ATGAAAACAAATGTATTAGTTTTGATGACTGCTCTTCTGCTCATGATGACTTCTTGTAATGTGAGTGTAGGAGATGGTGGAAAAAAGATTGAACCAAGTGAGAAAATGGTGAAGACAGAGTATCTGCAGGCAACTTTCGACAAGGTGGAAAGTCATGTGGTAGGTAAAATCCTGTTGGTTCAGAGTAAGGATAGCACCAGTAGTGTGACGCTGTCGGTACCAGAGAATTATGTTGAATTATTTGCTTTCAAGAACGAGAATGGCAAATTGATCATCGACTTTGCTCAGAACAATTTCTCATTGGAATCGGATAGTATTAAGATTATCGTTTCTTCGCCAAATTTCACAGAGATAACGAATACTGGTGCTGCAGAAATACGCCTGAAGGGATTGCAGGGTGAGGAACTGAATCTGAATAATTCTGGCGTGGGTGCCTTTCACTTTTCAAACCTTGTTATTCGTAAGGTTGATGTACTTTGTAGTGGCGTAGGAAGCATTAAGTTGAATGGACGTGCTGGAAAGGTGGACTACAATTGTACTGGTGTTGGTAGTATTGAGGCTAAGAACTTGAAAGCCAGAAGGGTAGAAGCCAATGTTACTGGAGTAGGTGGTATAGAATGCTATGCTTCAGAATATCTAAATGCTACTGTCTCTGGCGTAGGAAAAATCAGATATGCTGGTCATCCTGAAAAGAAAGAACTCAATGCAGGTTTGACGGGTAGTATCTCAGAACTGTAA
- the polA gene encoding DNA polymerase I: MEKLFLFDAYALIYRSYYAFIKNPRINSKGLNTSAIIGFVNTLQEVIEKEQPTYLGVAFDPHGPTFRSEKFPAYKAQREATPEDIRKAVPIIKDLLAAYRIPVLQVDGYEADDVIGTLSKKADSIDNLETFMLTPDKDYGQLVTEKVKIFRPRHGGGYEVMGPKEVCDKYGITKTSQVIDLLALMGDSADNFPGCPGVGEKTATKLINDFNSVEELLQRTNELKGALKTKVEEHVEDIRMSYFLATICTEVPIDLNLEDLKLQSPDEEKLTVLFAELEFKSLTNRVLKKVEKKPKTDNLELSLFAEFAPEDKGNSEFSSFETLKTTSHEYKLVENEDDLRKICDYFFTKDFLVLDTETTSTSPIDAELVGLSFSVEEHKAFYVPIPANREEALRIVNIFKPLYEDPKILKIGQNLKYDLEVLRNYGVRLDGPMWDTMIAHYLIQPELRHNMDYMAEVYLNYQTIHIDELIGPKGKGQKSMRDLLPSQVYEYACEDADITLQLKNKLEPELKKYECEDLFYNIEMPLMPVLAEMEMNGVCLDTDSLSETSRILTDRMNEIEKRIYELAGQSFNIASPKQVGEILFDKLKVVEKAKKTKTGQYVTSEEVLQQLKNKHEIVADILEHRGLKKLIGTYVEALPKLINPRTGHIHTSFNQTVTATGRLSSSDPNLQNIPIRGEDGKEIRKAFIPEPGCLFFSADYSQIELRVMAHLSNDENMIQVFSEGKDLHAATAANIYKKPIEEVTRDERTKSKRANFGIIYGITVFGLAERLDIPRDEAKMLIDGYFETFPQVKDYMEQSKQVARQQGYVTTLFGRRRYLPDINSQNATVRGFAERNAINAPIQGTAADIIKVAMIRIFNRFEAEGIRSKMILQVHDELNFSVYPEEKEIVEKIVIEEMQHAFNLKVPLIADSGFGKNWLEAH, encoded by the coding sequence ATGGAGAAACTCTTTTTGTTCGACGCTTACGCCCTGATTTACAGGTCGTACTACGCATTTATCAAGAACCCTCGAATCAACTCCAAAGGGCTCAATACGTCGGCCATCATAGGCTTTGTCAATACCTTACAAGAGGTCATTGAAAAGGAGCAACCTACATATCTTGGCGTGGCCTTCGATCCTCACGGCCCAACTTTCCGAAGTGAGAAGTTCCCTGCCTATAAGGCTCAACGAGAAGCTACACCTGAGGATATCCGAAAGGCAGTACCTATTATTAAAGACCTGCTTGCAGCTTATCGTATTCCTGTGCTTCAAGTTGATGGTTATGAGGCAGATGACGTGATTGGTACCTTGTCAAAAAAGGCTGATTCTATCGATAATTTAGAGACTTTCATGCTGACTCCTGATAAGGACTATGGTCAACTGGTTACAGAAAAGGTGAAAATCTTCCGTCCACGACACGGAGGAGGCTATGAAGTGATGGGGCCAAAGGAGGTCTGTGACAAGTATGGCATTACAAAAACATCCCAAGTCATCGACCTTTTAGCACTCATGGGCGACTCGGCCGATAACTTCCCTGGCTGTCCTGGTGTTGGAGAAAAGACTGCTACAAAACTCATCAACGACTTCAATTCGGTAGAGGAACTGCTTCAACGTACCAACGAACTGAAAGGAGCACTCAAGACAAAAGTAGAGGAACATGTTGAAGATATCCGCATGTCATACTTCCTTGCCACCATCTGTACCGAAGTTCCCATCGACCTCAATCTTGAAGATTTGAAGTTACAGTCGCCCGATGAGGAAAAATTGACAGTGCTCTTCGCCGAACTCGAATTTAAGTCGCTCACAAACAGAGTTCTTAAAAAAGTTGAAAAGAAACCAAAAACTGATAATTTAGAGCTTTCTCTCTTTGCAGAATTTGCGCCCGAGGATAAAGGAAACTCAGAATTTTCGAGTTTTGAGACCCTTAAAACGACCTCCCACGAATACAAACTCGTTGAAAATGAGGATGATTTACGCAAGATTTGTGATTATTTCTTTACAAAAGATTTTCTCGTTCTAGATACGGAGACCACTTCAACGTCTCCAATCGATGCAGAATTGGTGGGTTTGAGCTTCTCTGTTGAAGAACACAAGGCATTTTATGTGCCCATTCCTGCTAATCGTGAAGAAGCGTTGCGAATTGTTAATATCTTTAAACCGTTGTATGAAGACCCGAAAATTCTCAAAATCGGACAAAACTTGAAGTACGACCTTGAGGTATTAAGAAATTATGGGGTGCGTCTTGATGGTCCGATGTGGGATACGATGATTGCACATTATCTCATCCAACCCGAACTTCGTCACAACATGGACTATATGGCTGAGGTGTACCTGAACTATCAGACCATCCATATTGATGAATTGATTGGCCCGAAAGGTAAAGGTCAAAAATCAATGCGCGACCTCCTACCCTCTCAGGTTTACGAATATGCTTGCGAGGATGCCGACATCACCCTTCAGTTGAAAAACAAACTGGAACCAGAACTGAAGAAGTACGAATGTGAAGACCTCTTTTATAATATAGAAATGCCACTGATGCCTGTGTTGGCTGAGATGGAGATGAACGGCGTGTGTCTGGATACCGATTCACTTAGCGAAACGTCAAGAATTCTGACAGACCGTATGAATGAGATTGAGAAGCGAATTTACGAACTGGCAGGCCAGTCATTCAATATTGCATCACCCAAACAAGTGGGCGAAATCCTCTTTGATAAACTCAAAGTTGTTGAAAAAGCTAAGAAGACCAAGACAGGACAATACGTCACCAGCGAGGAGGTACTTCAGCAATTGAAGAATAAACACGAGATAGTAGCTGACATATTGGAACACAGAGGATTAAAGAAACTTATCGGCACCTATGTCGAGGCTCTACCTAAGCTGATTAATCCTCGCACAGGACATATTCATACGTCGTTTAATCAGACCGTCACAGCTACAGGACGTCTCTCTTCTTCAGATCCCAACCTACAGAATATTCCTATTCGTGGCGAAGACGGAAAAGAAATACGAAAAGCCTTCATCCCAGAACCTGGTTGTCTGTTTTTTTCAGCAGACTATAGTCAGATTGAGCTGCGTGTGATGGCTCATCTATCGAACGATGAAAACATGATTCAGGTCTTTAGCGAGGGGAAAGATCTCCATGCTGCTACTGCTGCCAACATCTATAAAAAGCCCATTGAAGAAGTGACGCGCGATGAGCGAACCAAGTCAAAGCGAGCCAATTTCGGCATCATTTATGGCATTACAGTCTTTGGTTTGGCAGAACGTTTGGACATTCCTCGTGATGAAGCTAAGATGTTGATAGACGGCTACTTTGAGACCTTCCCACAGGTGAAAGATTACATGGAACAGTCGAAGCAAGTAGCTCGTCAGCAAGGCTACGTAACGACCCTCTTCGGACGTCGTCGCTACCTGCCCGATATCAACTCTCAGAATGCCACCGTTCGCGGCTTTGCTGAGCGAAATGCCATTAACGCGCCCATTCAGGGCACTGCAGCTGATATTATTAAAGTAGCAATGATACGTATCTTCAATCGTTTCGAGGCCGAAGGCATCCGCTCAAAGATGATTCTGCAAGTACACGATGAATTGAACTTCTCCGTCTATCCAGAGGAAAAAGAGATAGTAGAGAAGATTGTCATAGAAGAAATGCAACATGCCTTCAACCTCAAAGTGCCCCTCATAGCCGATTCCGGCTTTGGTAAGAATTGGTTGGAAGCTCATTAA
- a CDS encoding polyprenyl synthetase family protein, which translates to MDQLSLIKQPIEHEFNEFTELFKQSLTHGDRLLSEVLTHIRQRGGKRMRPILTLLIAKNYGGVTDATQNAAIGLELLHTASLVHDDVVDESEERRGQASVNATYNNKAAVLVGDFILSTALLYVSHTNDQRIISNLAQLGRTLASGELLQLWNISNKEISEDIYYEVIKQKTAVLFESCAAIGALSAGASDEEVKKASLFGQNLGIMFQIRDDIFDYYDSKEIGKPTGNDMAEGKLTLPVIYALNNNPQYEAMMNLAKKVKTGTINADEIAVLVEFTKRSGGIEYAEKRMEDFHLEALKYLDESVKDDAIRNSLKAYLNYVIQRNK; encoded by the coding sequence ATGGACCAATTATCGCTCATCAAACAGCCAATAGAACACGAATTTAATGAGTTTACGGAACTTTTTAAGCAGTCGTTAACGCACGGTGACCGTCTGCTTTCTGAGGTGCTCACTCATATCCGTCAGCGTGGTGGAAAACGTATGCGTCCTATTCTTACTTTGTTGATTGCAAAGAATTATGGTGGGGTGACGGATGCTACTCAGAATGCGGCTATTGGATTGGAACTGCTTCATACGGCTTCTTTAGTGCATGATGATGTGGTAGATGAGAGCGAGGAGCGTCGAGGACAGGCATCTGTTAATGCTACCTATAATAATAAAGCGGCGGTATTAGTGGGTGATTTCATCCTTTCTACTGCTCTGCTTTATGTTTCACATACTAATGATCAGCGCATCATAAGTAACTTAGCACAACTAGGTCGTACACTAGCATCTGGTGAGTTGCTTCAGTTGTGGAACATTAGTAATAAGGAGATTTCAGAAGATATTTATTATGAGGTTATCAAGCAGAAGACAGCCGTTTTATTCGAGTCTTGTGCTGCCATTGGTGCCCTTTCTGCTGGTGCTTCTGATGAAGAGGTGAAAAAGGCTAGTCTTTTTGGCCAGAATTTGGGTATCATGTTCCAGATTCGTGATGATATCTTTGATTATTACGACTCAAAAGAAATAGGAAAACCCACGGGTAATGATATGGCTGAGGGTAAGTTGACCTTGCCTGTTATCTATGCCCTGAATAACAATCCTCAGTACGAGGCCATGATGAATTTGGCTAAGAAGGTGAAAACAGGCACTATCAATGCCGATGAAATCGCTGTCTTAGTGGAGTTTACAAAGCGTTCTGGTGGTATAGAATATGCTGAGAAACGTATGGAGGATTTCCATTTGGAGGCTCTGAAATATCTTGATGAGTCAGTAAAAGACGATGCCATTCGTAACTCGTTAAAGGCTTATCTGAATTACGTGATTCAGCGTAATAAATAG
- the deoC gene encoding deoxyribose-phosphate aldolase: MAEMSKIEQVLSKYNLDITDEEVKDAVKIIIAEKVHENDTPEVKKFLMGSVELTTLKTTDSDTSVMAFTEKVNEFEEAYPDLPHVATICVYPKFAKIVSETLEVEGVEVACVSGSFPSSQSLIEVKTVETSMAIKDGATEIDIVMPVGQFLEGDYETVVDEIQQQKEACGDKDMKVILETGCLKTAKNIKIASILSMYAGGDYIKTSTGKLEPAATPEAAYVMCQAIKEYYEQTGIQIGFKPAGGLNSVMDALIYYTIVKEVLGEKWLTNKWFRMGTSRLANLLLSEVVGQEVKFF, from the coding sequence ATGGCAGAAATGAGTAAGATTGAGCAGGTGCTCAGCAAGTACAACCTCGACATTACTGACGAGGAAGTGAAGGATGCAGTGAAGATAATCATTGCTGAGAAAGTACACGAGAACGATACTCCCGAGGTAAAGAAATTCCTGATGGGAAGTGTGGAACTAACAACCCTGAAGACAACAGATAGCGACACCTCTGTAATGGCATTTACAGAGAAAGTAAATGAGTTTGAAGAGGCCTACCCTGACCTACCCCACGTAGCCACCATCTGCGTATATCCTAAGTTTGCTAAGATTGTTAGCGAGACATTGGAAGTTGAAGGTGTAGAGGTGGCTTGCGTATCAGGCAGTTTCCCGTCTTCTCAGAGCCTTATTGAGGTGAAGACGGTAGAAACCTCTATGGCCATCAAGGACGGCGCTACAGAGATTGATATCGTGATGCCCGTAGGTCAGTTCCTGGAAGGCGACTACGAGACTGTTGTGGATGAGATTCAGCAGCAGAAAGAGGCTTGTGGCGATAAGGATATGAAGGTGATTCTGGAGACTGGTTGCCTAAAGACCGCTAAGAACATCAAGATTGCTTCTATCCTCTCTATGTATGCTGGTGGCGACTATATCAAGACCTCTACAGGTAAACTGGAGCCCGCTGCTACACCAGAGGCTGCCTACGTGATGTGTCAGGCCATCAAGGAATACTACGAACAAACAGGCATACAGATTGGTTTTAAGCCCGCTGGAGGCCTTAACAGCGTGATGGATGCACTTATCTACTACACCATCGTGAAAGAGGTTCTGGGCGAGAAATGGCTCACCAATAAATGGTTCCGTATGGGTACCAGTCGTCTGGCTAACCTGCTGCTCAGCGAGGTAGTCGGCCAGGAAGTAAAATTCTTCTAA
- a CDS encoding nucleotide pyrophosphohydrolase — MTIQEAQNTVDEWIKAYGVRYFSELTNMAVLTEEVGELARVISRRYGEQSWKESDPRKADNGKAALGEEMADVLWVLLCLANQTGTDLTAELQKSIEKKTKRDAERHISNPKLK; from the coding sequence ATGACGATACAAGAAGCACAAAACACGGTAGATGAATGGATTAAGGCGTACGGCGTGCGCTATTTCTCAGAGCTGACGAATATGGCCGTTCTGACTGAAGAAGTGGGCGAACTGGCTCGTGTAATCAGTCGTCGCTATGGCGAGCAGTCGTGGAAGGAATCAGACCCCAGGAAAGCCGACAATGGTAAGGCTGCCCTGGGTGAAGAAATGGCTGATGTGCTTTGGGTATTGCTCTGTCTGGCCAACCAAACAGGCACAGATTTGACGGCAGAGCTTCAGAAATCCATCGAGAAGAAGACGAAAAGAGACGCAGAAAGACATATTTCCAACCCCAAATTAAAGTAA